Proteins encoded by one window of Nicotiana tabacum cultivar K326 chromosome 10, ASM71507v2, whole genome shotgun sequence:
- the LOC107759143 gene encoding E3 ubiquitin-protein ligase RMA1H1-like, translating into MALEQLDTTFGKHDSPLGKWKAMNDEVQDNVSGGFECNICLDLVHDPVVTLCGHLYCWPCIYKWIHFQTDSSENSDQQQPQCPVCKSEVSQKTLIPLYGRGQSTKSSDGKAPNLGIVIPQRPPTPRCGDHTLITTTDSNQSQLLQRRQQQQSQMRQPYQGSYMASPILSPGGTTANMLHPIIGEVAYARIFGNSSTTLYTYPNSYNVAASSSPRLRRQLLQADRSLGRICFFLFCCFITCLILF; encoded by the coding sequence ATGGCCTTAGAACAGCTCGACACTACCTTTGGCAAACACGATAGTCCATTAGGGAAGTGGAAGGCGATGAACGATGAAGTTCAAGACAATGTTTCCGGTGGTTTTGAGTGTAACATATGCCTGGATCTCGTGCACGATCCTGTGGTAACTTTATGTGGTCACCTCTACTGCTGGCCTTGTATTTACAAATGGATTCATTTCCAGACTGATTCTTCAGAAAATTCAGATCAGCAACAGCCACAATGCCCTGTTTGCAAATCTGAAGTTTCACAAAAAACTTTGATTCCACTCTATGGGCGCGGCCAATCTACAAAATCATCTGATGGAAAGGCTCCAAATCTTGGTATTGTCATTCCACAAAGGCCTCCTACTCCTAGATGTGGCGATCACACGCTGATAACAACCACTGATTCAAATCAATCCCAGCTACTTCAACGACGACAACAGCAACAGTCTCAAATGCGTCAACCTTATCAAGGAAGTTACATGGCCTCACCTATTCTTAGCCCTGGTGGCACCACAGCTAATATGTTACACCCGATTattggagaagtggcttatgCTAGGATTTTTGGGAACTCATCTACAACTTTGTATACATATCCGAACTCTTATAATGTAGCCGCGAGCAGTAGTCCAAGATTGAGAAGGCAACTATTACAGGCCGATAGATCACTTGGCAGAATATGTTTTTTCCTCTTTTGTTGCTTTATCACATGTTTAATCTTGTTCTGA